Proteins from one Bacteroidia bacterium genomic window:
- a CDS encoding DegT/DnrJ/EryC1/StrS family aminotransferase has translation MIPFSPPHISQSVIDEVVDSLRSGWITTGPKTKLLESEVAKYVGSPKVLCLNSATAGLELALRWFGVKAGDEVILPAYTYSATANVVMHCGATPVLVDVQAEDFNISIKNIQAAISPRTKVIMPVDIAGYPCDYQELFQLVSQSKTLELFQAENLNQQKLGRILVLSDAAHSFGAIYHGKKSAQWADMAVFSFHAVKNLTTAEGGALCLNLPASFNPEEEYKNLVTKALHGQNKDALAKTQKGNWEYDIVEPGYKWNMPDVLAAIGLASLRTYDGEDLVRRKSIMDQYNKAFEKYPWAELPIYESQHKTSSYHLYMLRIKGVSLAQRNEIIQRIFDKDVSVNVHFKPIPLLSAYSDMFSINNYPVAYDNYCREISLPVYFDLNDSQVEQVIQAVVSSVAEVLN, from the coding sequence ATGATTCCTTTTTCACCTCCCCACATTTCCCAATCTGTAATTGATGAAGTAGTTGACTCCTTGCGCTCCGGATGGATTACAACCGGTCCCAAGACAAAACTATTGGAATCTGAAGTAGCTAAATATGTAGGTAGTCCGAAAGTTTTATGCCTTAATTCGGCAACTGCAGGATTAGAATTAGCATTGCGATGGTTTGGAGTAAAAGCCGGAGATGAGGTTATTTTACCTGCTTATACCTATTCTGCAACAGCAAATGTTGTAATGCATTGCGGCGCAACTCCAGTATTAGTGGATGTTCAGGCTGAAGATTTCAATATTTCTATTAAAAACATTCAGGCTGCTATTAGCCCTCGAACCAAGGTCATTATGCCGGTAGATATTGCAGGATATCCATGCGATTACCAGGAATTATTCCAACTTGTTTCACAATCCAAAACCTTGGAACTGTTTCAGGCTGAAAACCTTAACCAACAAAAATTAGGAAGAATTCTGGTATTATCCGATGCCGCACATTCCTTTGGGGCCATCTACCACGGTAAAAAATCAGCTCAATGGGCCGATATGGCCGTTTTCTCTTTTCATGCTGTAAAAAATCTAACCACTGCTGAAGGTGGTGCCTTGTGTCTAAATCTTCCTGCAAGTTTCAACCCGGAAGAAGAGTATAAAAACTTGGTAACCAAAGCATTGCATGGACAAAATAAAGACGCCTTGGCTAAAACCCAAAAAGGAAATTGGGAATACGACATTGTTGAACCCGGTTATAAATGGAATATGCCTGACGTACTTGCAGCAATTGGATTAGCTTCTTTACGCACCTATGATGGAGAAGATTTGGTTAGAAGAAAATCTATAATGGACCAATACAACAAGGCTTTCGAAAAATACCCTTGGGCCGAACTACCTATTTATGAATCTCAGCATAAAACCTCTTCTTACCATTTATACATGCTTCGTATCAAAGGGGTAAGCCTGGCTCAGCGAAATGAAATTATTCAAAGAATTTTCGATAAAGATGTTTCTGTAAATGTTCATTTTAAACCCATACCCCTTCTCTCTGCCTATTCCGACATGTTTTCAATAAACAATTATCCGGTAGCTTACGACAATTATTGCAGAGAAATAAGTTTGCCGGTATACTTCGACCTAAACGATAGCCAAGTGGAACAGGTTATCCAGGCTGTTGTTAGCAGTGTAGCTGAAGTGTTGAACTAA
- a CDS encoding O-antigen ligase family protein, which produces MNSAGLLNKLNQACWLGFAILLPFGPIWSTWLILPLVILGIGIRIQSKQTISNQSSFPFPGLMIVFWLLTLASVLYSSNQTEALTKTIQKAAFLLFPILYFLNPSGILVHSKFRTYYIFSVCLSLLSCYLASFYEYLSLGDHHFYYSSFVRWMHPSYFSLHLLLASSILLYDLKTISLKTIPTKNQLFSFFIFLFIQIGLANTASKAGIIIDGILLIFFSYIVLKNARYGQFRFIILLVLAGFSLFFLSKTSLLEKTRFKSLLTYVKSGGEKADAGDSNRMRTQIYQASIEVAKENWLFGVGCGDVMDELENYYQRLNLRIPAERTYNPHNQFLQTTISNGILGLILLLTMFMGGFWAGIKYQSPVFLSFLFICFVHFMFESMLERQNGIYFFCFIYLLLLPSKSSTVSS; this is translated from the coding sequence ATGAATTCGGCCGGGTTGTTGAACAAATTGAACCAAGCGTGTTGGCTGGGTTTTGCCATCCTGCTTCCCTTTGGCCCTATTTGGTCGACCTGGTTAATTCTTCCCTTAGTTATACTTGGAATTGGTATTCGTATTCAATCCAAACAAACCATATCCAATCAATCCTCCTTTCCTTTTCCGGGCTTGATGATTGTATTCTGGCTTCTTACCCTGGCATCTGTACTCTACAGCTCCAACCAAACGGAAGCCCTCACAAAAACAATTCAAAAAGCAGCCTTCCTTTTATTCCCAATCCTTTACTTTCTAAATCCTAGTGGTATTCTAGTTCATTCCAAATTCCGAACCTATTATATTTTCTCGGTTTGCCTTTCCTTATTAAGTTGTTACCTGGCTTCCTTCTATGAATATTTATCTTTGGGAGACCACCACTTTTATTACTCTTCCTTCGTAAGGTGGATGCATCCTTCCTACTTCAGCTTGCATCTCTTGTTAGCTTCGTCTATCTTGCTATACGACTTAAAAACAATTAGCTTGAAAACGATTCCAACAAAGAATCAACTATTCAGTTTTTTCATCTTTCTATTCATTCAAATTGGATTGGCAAATACAGCTTCTAAAGCCGGGATAATTATCGACGGAATTTTATTAATTTTCTTTTCCTACATAGTATTAAAAAATGCCCGCTATGGTCAGTTTCGTTTTATCATCCTTCTAGTATTAGCCGGTTTTAGCCTTTTCTTCCTTTCAAAAACAAGTCTTCTTGAAAAAACCAGGTTCAAATCCTTACTAACTTATGTGAAATCAGGTGGGGAGAAGGCGGATGCCGGAGATAGTAATCGTATGCGAACCCAAATTTACCAGGCATCCATCGAGGTTGCAAAGGAAAACTGGCTTTTTGGTGTTGGTTGTGGTGATGTAATGGATGAATTAGAAAATTACTACCAAAGACTAAACCTTCGAATTCCAGCAGAACGCACCTACAATCCACACAACCAGTTTCTTCAAACAACCATTAGCAATGGAATACTTGGCCTAATTTTGCTTCTAACCATGTTTATGGGTGGTTTTTGGGCTGGAATTAAATACCAAAGTCCGGTATTTTTGTCTTTCCTTTTCATTTGCTTTGTCCATTTTATGTTTGAGTCCATGCTTGAACGACAAAATGGAATCTACTTCTTTTGTTTTATTTACCTCTTACTTTTGCCATCTAAATCCAGCACTGTCTCTTCATGA
- a CDS encoding glycosyltransferase family 2 protein: MLVSVVIPCRNEEDYIESCIRSVFQSTYSSLEVIVVDGKSTDQTISILNQLKSEFPELKLVVNEKQTTPFALNLGIKASNGEIIIILGAHSELSSNYVQGCVEQLSKQKELGCVGGVLENVCLDELTRVISLGMGSGFGVGNAYFRTGSSSGYVDTVAFGAYPRFVFDQIGFFDEDLTRNQDDEFNFRLLKNGYKIWLSKDFSVRYYVRSNWEKLRKQYFQYGYWKVFVNRKHQTITTIRQLIPFFFVCFLLSGIACLLIPGYWIFYLFVLLSYLISACYFAYQQSSKLGSLVPLIYTFLILHLSYGWGYFRGIIDFYLLNISKPGQSGLTR; the protein is encoded by the coding sequence ATGCTAGTAAGTGTAGTTATACCTTGTCGAAACGAAGAAGACTATATCGAATCTTGTATTCGTTCGGTTTTCCAATCCACCTATTCTTCCTTGGAAGTTATAGTGGTAGATGGTAAAAGCACTGATCAAACCATCTCCATATTGAACCAGCTTAAATCGGAATTCCCGGAATTGAAATTGGTTGTCAATGAAAAACAAACAACTCCATTTGCTCTTAACCTTGGAATTAAAGCATCCAACGGTGAAATAATTATCATTTTGGGCGCACATTCTGAATTGTCTTCCAACTACGTTCAAGGTTGTGTGGAGCAGCTAAGCAAACAAAAAGAATTGGGATGTGTTGGAGGTGTATTGGAAAATGTTTGTTTGGATGAATTAACTCGGGTAATTTCCTTGGGAATGGGTTCAGGATTCGGTGTAGGAAATGCCTATTTTAGAACTGGTTCTAGTAGCGGCTATGTAGACACGGTTGCCTTTGGAGCTTATCCTCGATTCGTTTTTGACCAGATTGGCTTTTTTGACGAGGATTTAACACGTAACCAGGACGATGAATTTAATTTCAGACTATTGAAAAACGGATATAAAATCTGGCTTTCTAAAGATTTTTCGGTCAGGTATTATGTTCGTTCAAATTGGGAAAAGCTTCGAAAACAATACTTCCAATACGGATATTGGAAGGTATTTGTCAATAGAAAACACCAAACCATCACCACTATTCGTCAATTAATTCCCTTTTTCTTTGTTTGTTTTCTCTTGAGTGGAATAGCTTGTTTATTGATTCCGGGATATTGGATTTTCTATTTGTTTGTCCTTTTGTCCTACCTGATTTCTGCGTGCTATTTTGCCTATCAACAAAGTTCTAAATTAGGGTCATTGGTTCCATTGATATATACTTTTTTGATTCTTCATTTAAGTTATGGGTGGGGATATTTCAGAGGAATTATCGACTTTTACCTGCTAAACATTTCAAAACCGGGGCAATCCGGACTTACCAGATAA
- a CDS encoding glycosyltransferase family 4 protein, with product MKNPKTGICHISTAHLGLDIRIFQKECTTLALQPDMEVHLIIQDTHSRNINGVHIHALPIQTSRLKRFISNGWLAFRTGLKTGSVLFHFHDPEFIPFAILLKLFGKKVIYDVHENLPKDILEKEWVGGTRQRKIVSGLARLMQQFGALFFDGIISVSDEIAADFPARKSHVISNYPILSKIDSIAKKDLGYSNPILIYTGGLTRIRGIKELIQAMDYIEDAKLILMGTWSDSGFEKECLELLNKDKVEVIEQQPLEVAYTYMKAAHVGVVNFLPVANHVNSRPNKPFEYMASGIPIVMSSFEAWKEIFQPCALFANPQNPSEIAHAIKRLLQDPELASTLGQAGRKEILDNYSWESITPQFLTIYHQLLKQS from the coding sequence ATGAAAAATCCTAAAACAGGTATTTGCCATATCTCCACAGCTCATCTTGGATTGGATATTCGTATATTCCAAAAAGAATGTACTACCCTGGCCTTACAGCCCGATATGGAAGTACATTTGATTATTCAGGACACCCATTCTCGGAATATAAACGGGGTTCATATACATGCCTTACCCATTCAAACCAGCCGTTTAAAACGTTTTATTTCAAATGGATGGTTAGCCTTTCGAACCGGATTAAAAACCGGGTCAGTTCTATTCCACTTTCATGATCCCGAGTTTATTCCTTTTGCCATTTTACTAAAACTGTTTGGGAAAAAAGTCATTTACGATGTTCATGAAAACTTACCAAAAGATATACTTGAAAAAGAATGGGTTGGAGGGACGAGACAAAGAAAAATTGTATCCGGGCTTGCTCGATTAATGCAACAATTTGGAGCTTTATTTTTTGATGGAATAATCTCTGTTTCGGATGAAATTGCAGCCGATTTCCCAGCCCGAAAATCGCATGTAATCAGCAATTACCCTATTCTTTCTAAAATAGATTCCATTGCAAAGAAAGACTTAGGCTATTCGAATCCAATTCTCATTTACACCGGAGGATTAACTCGCATTCGTGGAATAAAAGAATTAATTCAGGCTATGGATTATATTGAGGATGCTAAACTAATCCTAATGGGAACTTGGTCCGATTCAGGTTTCGAAAAAGAATGTTTAGAATTGCTTAACAAGGACAAAGTGGAAGTAATAGAGCAACAACCTTTAGAGGTAGCCTATACCTATATGAAAGCCGCACACGTAGGAGTTGTCAATTTTCTACCGGTAGCCAATCATGTGAATTCAAGGCCTAACAAACCATTTGAATACATGGCAAGCGGAATTCCAATAGTAATGAGTTCATTTGAAGCTTGGAAAGAGATTTTTCAGCCCTGTGCTTTATTTGCGAACCCTCAAAACCCTTCCGAAATTGCCCATGCTATTAAGCGCTTACTTCAAGACCCTGAATTAGCCTCTACCTTGGGACAAGCGGGCCGAAAAGAAATTTTAGACAACTACAGCTGGGAATCCATTACCCCACAATTCTTGACTATTTACCATCAGCTATTAAAACAATCCTAA
- a CDS encoding oligosaccharide flippase family protein yields MSGGFVAQIIPALLSPILSRLYNPSQFGEFGFWSNLANTLAIVSTLRYEMAIVLPKADEDAQKLLKGSWMIALLVAILSGLLTYLFIPNLSNAGLTAELVAILTGLYVFLTGINQSINYWFIRKKAFRKTSLNKIVQSFSISFFSLLFGFYCIANGLIFAYALGAIFLSVFSVWQAGIGNLKLGQFEINKEWKELWKYKEFPIFTALPALFNGISITIPVFIILHYFDATQSGYYSFVRQVIFVPLAFVTAMIAQVTFSETSEKIRNKQSIKRNLIQVVLWLLIPAIVGLVVLNAWGPYLFSILFGEQWITAGKLAGMMMVSIGIQAIVSPISPTLTALNKVKILGLWQLGFCLLTSCLYFFIHLPFEQFLQLSILFDSTAYTIYGLLIFWQTMRYENQLRTL; encoded by the coding sequence TTGTCTGGAGGCTTTGTTGCTCAAATAATTCCGGCATTACTATCTCCAATATTGAGTAGATTATACAATCCAAGTCAGTTTGGAGAATTTGGATTTTGGTCTAATTTGGCCAATACCTTGGCAATAGTATCCACCCTGAGATACGAAATGGCCATCGTTTTACCCAAAGCAGATGAAGATGCTCAAAAACTGCTAAAAGGCAGTTGGATGATTGCCTTGTTGGTTGCTATTTTATCCGGCTTATTGACCTATTTATTTATACCCAACTTAAGCAATGCCGGACTTACGGCCGAACTGGTTGCTATTTTAACCGGATTATATGTTTTTCTGACCGGAATCAATCAATCGATCAATTATTGGTTTATACGCAAAAAAGCATTTAGAAAAACCTCTTTAAACAAGATAGTGCAAAGTTTTTCGATTAGCTTTTTCAGTCTTCTTTTTGGTTTTTATTGTATTGCCAATGGTTTAATATTTGCCTATGCATTAGGGGCCATTTTTTTGTCTGTATTCTCAGTTTGGCAAGCGGGAATTGGAAACTTAAAATTGGGTCAATTTGAAATAAACAAGGAATGGAAAGAACTTTGGAAATACAAAGAATTCCCTATATTTACTGCACTACCAGCTCTATTCAATGGAATTTCGATAACTATACCGGTTTTTATAATACTCCATTATTTTGATGCAACTCAAAGCGGGTATTATAGCTTTGTGAGGCAGGTAATTTTTGTACCATTGGCATTTGTGACTGCCATGATTGCCCAAGTCACCTTTTCCGAAACCTCTGAAAAGATAAGAAACAAACAAAGCATCAAAAGAAACCTAATACAGGTAGTGCTTTGGCTACTAATACCTGCAATAGTTGGTTTGGTTGTGTTGAATGCTTGGGGCCCATATTTGTTTTCCATTTTATTTGGAGAGCAGTGGATAACGGCAGGAAAACTAGCAGGAATGATGATGGTATCTATTGGAATTCAAGCTATTGTTTCACCAATTAGTCCTACCCTAACCGCCTTAAACAAGGTAAAAATATTAGGATTATGGCAGCTTGGATTTTGTTTACTTACATCCTGTTTGTATTTTTTCATTCATTTACCATTTGAGCAATTCTTACAACTATCGATACTATTCGACAGTACCGCCTACACTATTTATGGTTTACTGATATTTTGGCAAACCATGCGCTATGAAAACCAATTAAGAACCTTATAA
- a CDS encoding beta-glucosidase, whose amino-acid sequence MGITAGGLALAPTDSFSQLLKSGPGFTKQDFGKDFLWGVATAAYQIEGAWNLDGKGESIWDRFVHTKGKIKRGETGDVSCDFYHTYDSDLAILQSLNMNVFRFSTSWTRVLPDGIGQPNQKGLDYYHRVIDSCLEKGIQPWPTLYHWDLPQKLQDKGGWMNREVIDWFSEYAHLITKTYGDKVKNWMVLNEPMSSAGLGYLLGYHAPGIRGVKHFCAAVHHLTYCQAEGARIIRSNVPKAQIGTTFSCSHIVPWKDEARDGKAMTRWDTLLNTLFFEPSLGLGYPTEKLPMIKPIENYIKDGDMEKLKFDFDFIGVQNYTREMIKKLWYIPYVKGLEVPPKKRKGVSEITLMNWEVYPEGIYHLLKKFAAYPGVKKLIVTENGASFPDYVLGDRVHDTQRVNYYQRYVEQVLRAKKEGINVGGYFCWTLLDNFEWAEGYKPRFGIVYVDFATQKRIVKDSGLWFRDFLAKK is encoded by the coding sequence ATGGGCATCACAGCCGGCGGACTAGCCTTAGCCCCTACCGATAGTTTCTCACAATTACTAAAATCAGGTCCCGGATTTACGAAACAAGATTTTGGAAAGGATTTTCTTTGGGGAGTTGCTACTGCAGCCTACCAAATTGAAGGAGCCTGGAATTTAGACGGGAAAGGTGAAAGTATTTGGGACCGCTTTGTGCATACCAAAGGCAAAATTAAACGGGGCGAAACGGGCGATGTTTCCTGCGATTTTTACCATACCTACGATTCGGACCTAGCTATTTTGCAATCGCTGAATATGAATGTTTTTAGGTTTAGTACCTCGTGGACCCGTGTTTTACCTGATGGGATCGGACAACCTAACCAAAAAGGACTGGACTATTATCACCGGGTAATTGATTCCTGTTTAGAAAAAGGCATACAACCCTGGCCAACCCTTTACCATTGGGATTTACCTCAAAAACTTCAAGACAAAGGAGGATGGATGAACAGAGAAGTGATTGATTGGTTTTCGGAATATGCTCATTTAATTACCAAAACGTATGGTGATAAAGTTAAAAACTGGATGGTTCTTAATGAGCCCATGTCATCGGCCGGACTTGGTTACCTTCTGGGTTATCACGCACCCGGAATACGTGGGGTGAAACATTTCTGTGCGGCTGTTCATCATTTAACCTATTGCCAGGCCGAAGGTGCCCGGATTATTCGAAGCAATGTACCTAAAGCCCAAATTGGAACGACCTTTTCGTGCAGCCATATTGTACCTTGGAAAGACGAAGCTAGAGACGGTAAAGCGATGACCCGATGGGATACCCTGCTAAATACCTTGTTTTTTGAACCATCCTTAGGGTTGGGATATCCTACCGAAAAGTTACCCATGATTAAGCCCATTGAAAATTATATAAAAGATGGAGACATGGAAAAATTGAAGTTCGATTTTGACTTTATCGGTGTTCAGAATTATACCCGAGAAATGATAAAAAAACTTTGGTATATTCCGTATGTGAAAGGCTTGGAGGTTCCACCCAAGAAGCGAAAAGGAGTTAGTGAAATTACCCTAATGAATTGGGAAGTGTATCCGGAAGGAATTTACCACTTGCTGAAAAAATTTGCTGCTTATCCGGGCGTTAAAAAACTAATTGTTACAGAAAATGGTGCATCGTTTCCGGATTATGTTTTAGGGGACCGGGTGCATGATACACAACGTGTAAACTATTATCAACGCTACGTAGAGCAGGTATTAAGGGCCAAAAAAGAAGGTATAAATGTGGGTGGATATTTTTGTTGGACTTTACTCGACAATTTTGAATGGGCGGAAGGTTATAAGCCACGTTTTGGAATTGTATATGTAGATTTTGCAACTCAAAAACGAATAGTGAAAGACAGTGGACTTTGGTTCAGAGATTTTTTAGCTAAGAAATAG
- a CDS encoding T9SS type A sorting domain-containing protein has product MRLSYPFVICWITFLLAFSSTKAQSYFRIKQQVIQYWSGTWENYERLTFSYDSAGNLSGKIKDVFTLNTSSGSWNLYSRENTLFDSLHRPVQATTQLYSNSNWNNYFQLNYAYDSLGNQIMKTSANWINNNWSIQLGEKRNFTFQNNLPDSIRIETWNNNTSSFENQKLFIWNYSGNSPVSAQIYQWNNGWNPIQNLQALSFLNPYSTGDFMQWYNDNRTSYELYQIVSGNFVGLEKANFSWANPGKPNLEVYQRFTNGLWLDSLKNEYDYYTSNGRIKEIRNFSQVNNSWYQYNGTHTNYTDNAQGDIDYQIELDFQNQSWENQKKIIYTYELQTGIEVEKSPPYLVYPNPATDLLFLPETNSSSNWVVYNILGQNFELSKADHGILSISSLSPGIYFLSHPQLNYAIRFVKQ; this is encoded by the coding sequence ATGCGTCTTTCCTATCCTTTTGTCATTTGTTGGATAACCTTCCTTCTGGCTTTTTCTTCAACAAAAGCTCAATCTTATTTCCGAATCAAACAACAGGTTATTCAATACTGGTCTGGAACATGGGAAAACTACGAGCGTTTAACCTTTTCCTACGATTCGGCAGGCAATCTTTCAGGTAAAATAAAAGATGTCTTTACCCTCAATACCTCCTCCGGTAGCTGGAACCTTTACAGTCGTGAAAATACCCTGTTTGATTCTCTTCACCGCCCCGTACAAGCAACTACTCAGCTTTACAGTAACAGCAATTGGAACAATTACTTCCAATTGAATTATGCGTATGATAGTTTAGGTAATCAGATTATGAAAACCTCTGCCAACTGGATTAACAACAACTGGAGTATTCAATTGGGTGAAAAAAGAAACTTTACCTTTCAAAATAACCTGCCTGACTCCATTCGTATAGAAACCTGGAACAACAACACCTCTTCCTTTGAAAACCAAAAATTGTTTATTTGGAATTACTCAGGAAATTCCCCAGTTTCAGCACAAATATACCAATGGAATAACGGTTGGAATCCTATTCAAAATTTACAAGCTCTTTCCTTCCTAAATCCATATTCAACCGGAGATTTTATGCAATGGTACAACGACAACCGGACATCTTATGAACTTTACCAAATAGTTTCAGGAAATTTCGTAGGTCTTGAAAAAGCTAATTTTTCGTGGGCAAATCCAGGCAAACCGAACCTAGAGGTATACCAGCGTTTTACCAATGGACTTTGGCTGGATAGCCTTAAAAATGAATATGATTATTACACGTCTAATGGTCGAATTAAGGAAATAAGGAACTTCAGCCAGGTCAATAATTCCTGGTACCAATACAATGGCACCCACACCAATTATACCGACAATGCTCAAGGCGATATTGACTACCAAATTGAGCTGGATTTTCAAAATCAATCCTGGGAAAATCAGAAGAAAATAATCTACACATACGAACTTCAAACAGGAATTGAGGTTGAGAAATCCCCCCCCTATTTGGTATACCCCAATCCGGCTACCGATTTACTTTTTCTTCCTGAAACAAACTCGTCTTCTAACTGGGTTGTTTACAATATACTCGGACAAAATTTCGAACTTTCTAAGGCTGACCATGGTATACTTTCGATAAGCTCATTAAGCCCGGGAATATATTTCCTTAGCCATCCCCAACTCAACTATGCCATACGGTTCGTAAAGCAATAA
- the purS gene encoding phosphoribosylformylglycinamidine synthase subunit PurS yields MKFVAEIDVMPLKALLDPQGKAVSGSMKNLGLPEITNVRIGKHIQLEVDAQTKEEAERKVEKACKSLLANQIMESFTFSIAEA; encoded by the coding sequence ATGAAATTTGTCGCCGAAATAGACGTAATGCCGTTAAAAGCCTTGTTGGATCCGCAAGGTAAAGCTGTATCCGGAAGTATGAAGAATCTTGGTCTTCCTGAAATTACCAATGTGAGAATTGGTAAACATATTCAACTGGAGGTGGATGCACAAACCAAGGAAGAAGCTGAGAGAAAGGTTGAAAAGGCCTGTAAATCTCTTTTAGCAAATCAGATAATGGAGAGTTTTACCTTTTCCATAGCAGAAGCTTAG